From a single Prionailurus bengalensis isolate Pbe53 chromosome A1, Fcat_Pben_1.1_paternal_pri, whole genome shotgun sequence genomic region:
- the LOC122496205 gene encoding translation initiation factor IF-2-like, whose protein sequence is MAVHDLPNGHFRLFPELLKDLRRTGQEKEGPATQRERRAGNARHRAAVEPSEVKGSLSCGRASQAGRRGLGGASGLSRPARPSLALPRARRGRRPADPDTALPGPPAPVHEGCETLTLGSRPRRKAVGSLSPEAFKTESQGQRRGLGQEGRSVTRAPAGVCARGPREGSPGPGPASRSDLWRRLHSRKRRAGGGLPLPPAGGGGGGGGGRAVALAPETEPACESGEQRRVASRSGTRLK, encoded by the exons ATGGCGGTCCATGACTTGCCGAACGGGCACTTCCGCCTCTTTCCAGAACTACTGAAAGACCTCCGACG GACGGGCCAGGAGAAAGAAGGGCCCGCGACGCAACGTGAGAGAAGAGCGGGGAACGCGCGGCACCGGGCCGCAGTCGAGCCTTCCGAGGTGAAAGGGAGCCTGTCCTGCGGCCGCGCGAGCCAGGCAGGGAGACGCGGCCTCGGGGGTGCGTCAGGCCTGAGCCGCCCGGCGCGCCCGTCCCTCGCTCTGCCTCGAGCCCGTCGCGGCCGCAGACCAGCCGATCCCGACACTGCACTTCCGGGCCCGCCGGCTCCCGTGCACGAGGGCTGTGAAACGCTGACCCTCGGGTCCCGACCGCGGCGGAAGGCTGTGGGGAGTCTGTCTCCGGAAGCGTTCAAAACGGAGTCACAGGGTCAGCGGCGGGGCCTGGGCCAAGAGGGGCGAAGCGTCACGCGGGCGCCGGCGGGCGTGTGCGCCCGGGGACCGAGGGAAGGGAGCCCCGGCCCCGGGCCGGCCTCGCGCTCCGACCTCTGGCGGCGGCTGCACTCGAGGAAGAGACGGGCGGGCGGAGGGCTGCCTCTCCCGCccgccggcgggggggggggcgggggcggggggcgggccgtGGCGCTGGCCCCGGAAACGGAGCCGGCGTGCGAGTCAGGCGAGCAGCGCCGGGTGGCTTCGCGCTCTGGCACCCGTTTAAAATAA